In the genome of Monodelphis domestica isolate mMonDom1 chromosome 2, mMonDom1.pri, whole genome shotgun sequence, one region contains:
- the SLC35G6 gene encoding solute carrier family 35 member G6 isoform X1: MVAMCPSSLTLDDFTQPSPSPSPPGEAREESLPWHQRCRPTDATKGLLVALLGGGLPAGFVGPFSRMAYQASHLPSLELLLCRCLFHLPIALLLKLRGCPLLGPAGNRHRAWLHALLNVLSIGCAYSAVLVVPPGNAATVRKGSSTVCSTLLALCLESQQLSSYDWCGLVGSTLGLLIIVGPGLGTLQEGSTRVYTALGYVLAVLGGLALALGLLVYRSLDFPSRLLTVVFLFGVVGVMGALPGLFLLQTPVVPHDPLSWSCIWAIGVLALVSFICASYAVTKAHPALVCAVLHSEVIVALMMQYYVLCETVTPSDIMGAGVVLGSIAIITAQNLSCDREREGLKE; this comes from the exons ATG GTTGCCATGTGCCCCTCCTCTCTGACCCTGGATGACTTCACTCAGCCATCACCATCCCCCTCTCCACCAGGAGAGGCAAGGGAGGAGAGCCTACCCTGGCACCAACGATGCCGCCCTACAGATGCCACCAAAGGTTTGCTTGTGGCACTGCTGGGTGGAGGCCTTCCTGCAGGCTTTGTGGGGCCCTTCTCTCGAATGGCCTACCAAGCCTCCCATCTGCCCTCCCTTGAGCTTCTCCTTTGCCGATGCCTCTTCCATCTTCCCATCGCCCTGCTCCTCAAACTACGAGGCTGTCCACTGCTGGGGCCTGCAGGTAACAGACATCGAGCCTGGCTCCATGCCCTCCTCAACGTTCTCAGCATTGGTTGTGCCTACAGCGCTGTCCTGGTTGTACCTCCTGGCAATGCAGCCACTGTTCGAAAAGGCTCCTCCACCGTCTGTTCTACTCTTCTTGCCCTATGTTTGGAAAGCCAACAACTCAGTAGCTATGACTGGTGTGGCCTGGTTGGCAGCACCCTGGGCTTGCTTATTATTGTGGGCCCAGGGTTGGGCACCCTACAAGAAGGATCAACAAGAGTCTACACAGCCCTTGGGTATGTGTTGGCTGTCTTGGGTGGCCTGGCCCTTGCCCTGGGACTATTGGTTTACCGATCCCTGGATTTCCCTTCCCGGCTACTGACTGTGGTATTTCTCTTTGGTGTAGTAGGGGTGATGGGGGCCTTGCCAGGGCTCTTCCTGTTGCAGACACCTGTGGTACCCCATGACCCACTGAGTTGGAGCTGTATCTGGGCTATTGGGGTCTTAGCCCTGGTTTCCTTTATATGTGCCAGCTATGCTGTCACCAAGGCCCACCCAGCACTGGTGTGTGCTGTGCTACATTCTGAGGTGATAGTGGCACTGATGATGCAGTATTATGTACTCTGTGAGACTGTGACACCATCTGACATCATGGGGGCAGGAGTTGTATTGGGTAGCATTGCCATCATCACTGCCCAGAATCTCAGTTGTGACCGGGAAAGGGAGGGTCTTAAGGAATGA
- the SLC35G6 gene encoding solute carrier family 35 member G6 isoform X2, which yields MCPSSLTLDDFTQPSPSPSPPGEAREESLPWHQRCRPTDATKGLLVALLGGGLPAGFVGPFSRMAYQASHLPSLELLLCRCLFHLPIALLLKLRGCPLLGPAGNRHRAWLHALLNVLSIGCAYSAVLVVPPGNAATVRKGSSTVCSTLLALCLESQQLSSYDWCGLVGSTLGLLIIVGPGLGTLQEGSTRVYTALGYVLAVLGGLALALGLLVYRSLDFPSRLLTVVFLFGVVGVMGALPGLFLLQTPVVPHDPLSWSCIWAIGVLALVSFICASYAVTKAHPALVCAVLHSEVIVALMMQYYVLCETVTPSDIMGAGVVLGSIAIITAQNLSCDREREGLKE from the coding sequence ATGTGCCCCTCCTCTCTGACCCTGGATGACTTCACTCAGCCATCACCATCCCCCTCTCCACCAGGAGAGGCAAGGGAGGAGAGCCTACCCTGGCACCAACGATGCCGCCCTACAGATGCCACCAAAGGTTTGCTTGTGGCACTGCTGGGTGGAGGCCTTCCTGCAGGCTTTGTGGGGCCCTTCTCTCGAATGGCCTACCAAGCCTCCCATCTGCCCTCCCTTGAGCTTCTCCTTTGCCGATGCCTCTTCCATCTTCCCATCGCCCTGCTCCTCAAACTACGAGGCTGTCCACTGCTGGGGCCTGCAGGTAACAGACATCGAGCCTGGCTCCATGCCCTCCTCAACGTTCTCAGCATTGGTTGTGCCTACAGCGCTGTCCTGGTTGTACCTCCTGGCAATGCAGCCACTGTTCGAAAAGGCTCCTCCACCGTCTGTTCTACTCTTCTTGCCCTATGTTTGGAAAGCCAACAACTCAGTAGCTATGACTGGTGTGGCCTGGTTGGCAGCACCCTGGGCTTGCTTATTATTGTGGGCCCAGGGTTGGGCACCCTACAAGAAGGATCAACAAGAGTCTACACAGCCCTTGGGTATGTGTTGGCTGTCTTGGGTGGCCTGGCCCTTGCCCTGGGACTATTGGTTTACCGATCCCTGGATTTCCCTTCCCGGCTACTGACTGTGGTATTTCTCTTTGGTGTAGTAGGGGTGATGGGGGCCTTGCCAGGGCTCTTCCTGTTGCAGACACCTGTGGTACCCCATGACCCACTGAGTTGGAGCTGTATCTGGGCTATTGGGGTCTTAGCCCTGGTTTCCTTTATATGTGCCAGCTATGCTGTCACCAAGGCCCACCCAGCACTGGTGTGTGCTGTGCTACATTCTGAGGTGATAGTGGCACTGATGATGCAGTATTATGTACTCTGTGAGACTGTGACACCATCTGACATCATGGGGGCAGGAGTTGTATTGGGTAGCATTGCCATCATCACTGCCCAGAATCTCAGTTGTGACCGGGAAAGGGAGGGTCTTAAGGAATGA